A genome region from Setaria italica strain Yugu1 chromosome III, Setaria_italica_v2.0, whole genome shotgun sequence includes the following:
- the LOC101776860 gene encoding calmodulin-binding protein 60 A: MPPNKRELEETGGGTPSLVPVLKKRCRSFDLEIRGCRHLQELAAAVKVNLEAALESAVARIPEEVAKALTSFLSRAPSLCRTLVDQNRPPRYKLTFLNGLGTEVFTKKNIFDTNGEPLKICIIANYQEESDPRFVSAKIRVVVLDGDFNRHNQECWTLEEFSNSIVRPRDKVGAVLTGDLELSLTNGIACLRDATFIDNSKFVRSGKFRLGVMVIDNLGERVQEGITKPFTVKERRGEGYRKHDIPSLNDDVWRLKNISKDGPLYDALRGSGILCVKDFLRLYYKDQQALRTILIKAKESAWTTIVEHAKKCDPGRELYSFLVEGYSVLLFFNSVYQIVGAKFDDNYSPFDDLENARKDLAIQWSKVAYKNMTYNQPDYEMDDDCKPRPINQGMFHGINMLESKFTDLIMQGHIGENTRNICQADNQQGTSGSHSQQCALKRLGSIRLTQNYDDESLDFNVYLDSSSEHCANTSATDITGLVTLHCPATVANGTTMSSIVLTQASLTMDDEVYNIPLTENDAAVPQFCEEQQPEGAHFGASLCAVGALSDSPLYSRHSSFKEPGCHDTPELGAEPAV, from the exons ATGCCGCCGAACAAGCGGGAGCTCGaggagaccggcggcggcacgccgtCGCTGGTGCCGGTGCTCAAGAAGCGCTGCCGGTCCTTCGACCT GGAGATCAGGGGTTGCCGGCATCTGCAggagcttgccgccgccgtGAAGGTCAACCTCGAGGCCGCGCTCGAGTCCGCCGTCGCCCGG ATACCAGAGGAGGTTGCCAAAGCACTGACAAGCTTCTTAAGCCGTGCTCCTAG TTTGTGCAGAACTCTGGTTGATCAGAACCGGCCTCCGAGATACAAGCTCACCTTCCTGAATGGCTTGGGCACTGAAGTTTTTACAAAGAAGAACATCTTCGACACAAATGGGGAGCCTCTCAAGATATGTATTATAGCAAACTACCAGGAAGAATCGGATCCTCGTTTTGTTTCTGCAAAGATCAGGGTTGTTGTTCTTGATGGTGATTTCAATAGACACAACCAAGAATGCTGGACGTTGGAGGAGTTCAGCAACTCCATAGTACGCCCACGAGACAAGGTTGGGGCTGTCCTGACAGGAGATCTTGAGCTTAGTCTGACAAATGGAATCGCTTGCCTACGTGACGCTACTTTTATCGATAATTCCAAATTTGTGAGGAGCGGCAAGTTCAGGCTTGGGGTTATGGTTATTGACAATCTCGGTGAACGAGTCCAAGAAGGCATCACTAAACCTTTCACTGTCAAGGAACGGCGTGGCGAAG GATACAGAAAGCATGATATACCATCATTGAATGACGATGTGTGGCGCCTGAAGAACATCTCAAAGGATGGTCCTCTTTATGACGCGTTGAGAGGTTCTGGCATTTTGTGTGTCAAGGACTTCTTGAGGTTGTATTATAAGGATCAGCAAGCTCTTCGCACA ATTCTCATCAAGGCCAAAGAATCAGCTTGGACGACTATTGTTGAGCATGCTAAGAAATGCGATCCTGGACGAGAGTTATATTCTTTTCTTGTTGAAGGCTATAGTGTTCTGCTTTTCTTCAATTCTGTATATCAAATTGTTGGAGCGAAATTTGACGACAACTATTCGCCCTTTGATGATCTTGAGAATGCTAGAAAG GACCTGGCCATACAATGGAGTAAAGTTGCATACAAAAATATGACCTACAATCAACCGGATTATGAAATGGATGATGATTGCAAACCAAGACCAATCAATCAGGGAATGTTCCACGGAATTAACATGCTGGAGAGTAAATTTACTGACCTTATCATGCAAGGCCATATTGGTGAAAATA CCAGAAACATTTGTCAAGCTGATAATCAACAAGGTACTTCGGGTAGTCATTCCCAGCAGTGCGCATTAAAAAGGCTAGGATCCATTCGACTTACGCAAAATTATGAC GATGAATCACTTGACTTCAATGTCTACCTAGACTCTAGCTCTGAACATTGTGCGAACACCTCTGCAACTGACATCACAGGTTTAGTCACACTTCATTGCCCAGCTACCGTGGCAAATGGAACTACAATGTCGTCTATTGTTCTGACACAAGCATCCCTAACGATGGATGATGAGGTTTACAACATACCCTTGACAGAGAATG atgctgcagTCCCCCAGTTCTGTGAAGAGCAACAACCAGAGGGAGCTCACTTTGGCGCCTCTCTTTGTGCCGTCGGAGCTCTGTCAGACTCTCCTTTGTACTCAAGGCATAGCAGCTTCAAAGAGCCCGGTTGCCATGATACGCCGGAGCTGGGAGCAGAACCGGCTGTGTGA
- the LOC111256770 gene encoding uncharacterized protein LOC111256770, whose product MVQSQTQLLSQDLSNVLAMMIIGSDPSAMATEFFFDADLSAILNVEWHKRDSSEPKYSQFAAVTAIQCCLPFTDLKKTKMILLPVLHQHHWSVYCVNFGQSRIDVLDSMLYTPESDNNWDKYHLEFGKKIMHRLSDALSIAAPLKFKSFKNWRHVPVKVPVQKATSDSAFFAMKFLEFYDGDGHGSLHTSIAAERSKELRAETLYYLTFHKQNKVVVLPDEILQYRRDDHHPFFY is encoded by the exons ATGGTGCAATCCCAGACTCAACTTttatcacaagatttgtcaaatGTCTTAGCTATGATGATTATTGGATCAGACCCGAGTGCCATGGctacagaatttttttttgatgcTGACCTCTCA GCAATTCTTAATGTTGAGTGGCACAAAAGGGACAGCTCCGAACCCAAATATAGCCAGTTTGCTGCAGTGACAGCCATCCAATGTTGTCTTCCTTTCACAGacttgaagaagacaaagatg ATTCTTCTACCAGTTCTACATCAGCACCATTGGTCTGTTTATTGCGTTAACTTTGGCCAATCACGGATTGATGTGCTTGACTCAATGTTGTACACCCCTGAGTCTGACAACAATTGGGACAAGTATCATTTGGaatttgggaaaaaaatcatgCACCGACTAAGTGATGCTCTCTCCATTGCTGCACCTCTCAAATTTAAATCATTCAAGAACTGGAGACATGTCCCGGTCAAGGTTCCCGTCCAGAAGGCCACGTCGGACAGTGCATTCTTTGCCATGAAGTTTCTCGAGTTCTATGATGGTGATGGCCATGGCTCACTACACACTAGCATCGCTGCT GAACGATCAAAAGAGTTGCGTGCTGAGACCTTGTATTACCTCACTTTTCATAAGCAGAACAAGGTTGTGGTGCTGCCCGACGAAATCCTTCAGTATCGTCGAGATGATCATCACCCTTTTttctattag